The proteins below are encoded in one region of Anguilla anguilla isolate fAngAng1 chromosome 3, fAngAng1.pri, whole genome shotgun sequence:
- the LOC118223808 gene encoding uncharacterized protein LOC118223808 — translation MPPLCAVLVLFSKVYGLLGNIIQPDTLVRAQIGDTVTLPCFYSENVFDISWYKQPLGQKIQHIAVHVVKENDPQLFNEFNNSTRLSAKGTKGSFNLTVSQVEPSDSATYHCAMMPFRETIFGDGTTLMVMGSESHNRTVVLQQPESESVQPGDSATLQCTVHTETCAGEHSVYWFRQGSGESPPGIISTHGTRSDECQRSSGAVSPTQSCVYNFPKRNLSPSDAGTYYCAVATCGEILFGNGSKLDFKGGELSTLVWLSIIRTGVLCCMLPIFVLIYCKRHK, via the exons atgccaccactctgtgctgttcttgtgcttttcagcaaagtct ATGGTCTGCTTGGGAATATAATTCAGCCTGACACGCTGGTGCGAGCTCAGATCGgagacactgtgactctcccaTGCTTCTACTCTGAAAACGTTTTTGATATCAGTTGGTATAAGCAGCCTCTTGGACAGAAGATTCAACACATTGCAGTGCACGTTGTAAAAGAAAATGATCCTCAATTGTTCAATGAGTTTAACAACAGTACGCGCCTCAGTGCTAAAGGAACAAAGGGGAGCTTTAACCTGACTGTGTCACAAGTAGAGCCATCAGATTCAGCCACATACCACTGCGCTATGATGCCCTTCAGAGAGACCATCTTTGGAGATGGAACAACTTTAATGGTGATGG GTTCAGAGTCACACAACAGgacagtagtactgcagcagcccgagtctgagtcagtgcagccAGGAGACTCTGCgactctgcagtgtacagtacacactgagacctgtgcaggagaacacagtgtgtactggttcagacagggctcaggagagtcCCCTCCAGGAATCATTTCCACCCATGGAACCAGGAGTgatgagtgccagaggagctctggggctgtgtctcccacccagagctgtgtctacaacttccccaagaggaacctcagcccctctgatgctgggacttactactgtgctgtggccacctgtggggagatcctgtttgggaacgggTCCAAGCTGGATTTTAAGG gagGTGAATTATCCACGCTTGTCTGGCTCTCGATCATACGGACTGGAGTTCTCTGTTGCATGTTGCCCATATTTGTCCTCATCTATTGCAAAAGGCATAAATAA
- the LOC118223812 gene encoding immunoglobulin superfamily member 3-like isoform X1: MPPLCAVLVLFSKVYGLLGNIIQPDTLVRAQIGDTVTLPCFYSENFYDISWYKQPLGQKIQHIAVQVLKENNTQLFNEFENSKRFSAKAAKGSFNLTVSRVEPSDSATYHCAMMPYSETIFGDGTTFMVMGSESHGRTVVLQQPESESVQPGDSVTLQCSVHTETCAGEHSVYWFRQGSGESPPGIISTHGNRSDECQRSSGAVSPTQSCVYNFPKRNLSPSDAGTYYCAVATCGEILFGNGTKLNVKGGELSTLVWLSIIRTGVLCCMLPIFVLIYCKKA; this comes from the exons ATGGTCTGCTTGGGAATATAATTCAGCCTGACACGCTGGTGCGAGCTCAAATCGgagacactgtgactctcccaTGCTTCTACTCTGAAAACTTTTATGATATCAGTTGGTATAAGCAGCCTCTTGGACAGAAGATTCAGCACATTGCAGTGcaagttttaaaagaaaataatactcAATTGTTCAATGAGTTTGAAAACAGTAAACGCTTCAGTGCTAAAGCAGCGAAGGGGAGCTTTAACCTGACTGTGTCACGAGTAGAGCCATCAGATTCAGCCACATACCACTGCGCTATGATGCCCTACAGTGAGACCATCTTTGGAGATGGAACGACTTTTATGGTGATGG GTTCAGAGTCACACGGCAGgacagtagtactgcagcagcccgagtctgagtcagtgcagcctggagactctgtgactctgcagtgttcagtacacactgagacctgtgcaggagaacacagtgtgtactggttcagacagggctcaggagagtcccctccaggaatcatttccacccatggaaacaggagtgatgagtgccagaggagctctggggctgtgtctcccacacagagctgtgtctacaacttccccaagaggaacctcagcccctctgatgctgggacttactactgtgctgtggccacctgtggggagatcctgtttgggaacgggACCAAGCTGAATGTTAAGG gagGTGAATTATCCACGCTTGTCTGGCTCTCGATCATACGGACTGGAGTTCTCTGTTGCATGTTGCCCATATTTGTCCTCATCTATTGCAAAAAGGCATAA